Proteins from a single region of Limisphaera ngatamarikiensis:
- a CDS encoding response regulator transcription factor, with the protein MIKVFIVDDHALVRRGLTEILAEATDIAVVGEAGTSDETIARLPAADWDVLVLDLSLPGRTGLDVLRIVREQRPSLPVLILSMHAEEQFALRLIRAGANGYLNKESAPDELVHAIRTVHRGDIYLSPALQHRPQAPSQPAAPAPPHETLTDREFEVLCRLAAGETTADMARHMGLRTATVNRYRSRLLRKMGMSTVAELVAYARQAKLRP; encoded by the coding sequence ATGATCAAGGTCTTCATCGTCGACGATCATGCCCTGGTCAGACGCGGTCTGACGGAGATCCTGGCCGAAGCCACCGACATCGCCGTCGTCGGCGAAGCCGGCACCAGCGACGAAACCATTGCCCGGCTGCCAGCGGCCGACTGGGATGTCCTGGTCCTCGACCTGAGCCTGCCCGGCCGTACGGGTCTGGATGTCCTGCGCATCGTGCGGGAACAACGTCCCTCGCTGCCGGTTCTCATCCTCAGCATGCACGCCGAGGAACAATTTGCCCTCCGGTTGATCCGCGCCGGAGCCAACGGTTACCTCAACAAGGAAAGTGCCCCCGACGAACTGGTTCACGCCATTCGCACCGTCCACCGCGGTGACATCTATCTGAGCCCCGCCCTGCAACACCGCCCGCAAGCACCCTCACAACCCGCCGCCCCCGCCCCGCCCCATGAAACGCTGACCGACCGCGAGTTCGAGGTTCTCTGCCGCCTGGCAGCGGGTGAAACCACGGCCGACATGGCCCGGCACATGGGCCTTCGAACCGCCACCGTCAACCGCTACCGCAGCCGGCTCCTGCGGAAAATGGGAATGTCCACCGTCGCCGAACTGGTCGCCTACGCGCGTCAGGCCAAACTGCGGC
- a CDS encoding F0F1 ATP synthase subunit epsilon, with the protein MAHTLRLTIVTPEAEVFSGDVDMVTLPGVEGELGVFPMHTPLMTQIEPGELVIRRGTEETHMAVGEGFAEITGDHVTIITDMAIEADSIDEARVEEARRRAEARLKEKLSDEDVALVQATLARTAAQLKVKRARKR; encoded by the coding sequence ATGGCCCACACGCTCCGTCTCACCATTGTAACCCCCGAAGCCGAGGTCTTCTCCGGCGACGTGGACATGGTCACACTGCCCGGCGTGGAGGGTGAACTGGGCGTTTTCCCCATGCACACCCCGCTGATGACCCAGATCGAACCCGGGGAACTGGTGATCCGACGCGGGACCGAGGAAACGCACATGGCCGTGGGGGAGGGGTTCGCCGAAATCACCGGCGACCACGTCACCATCATCACCGACATGGCCATCGAGGCCGACAGCATCGACGAGGCCCGGGTGGAGGAGGCGCGGCGGCGGGCCGAGGCGCGCCTCAAAGAGAAACTCAGCGACGAGGATGTAGCCCTCGTTCAGGCCACCCTGGCCCGCACCGCCGCCCAGCTCAAAGTCAAACGGGCTCGAAAACGTTAA
- the atpA gene encoding F0F1 ATP synthase subunit alpha — protein sequence MSQLLQEIEARIAGAKTAARRQNVGIVREVGDGVVRIEGLDDAMLNEMLDFGNGVMGLALNLEETEVGAILLGDFTSIREGHEVRTTGKVLQVPVGKALLGRVVDALGRPLDGKGPIQTDTFYPVEKIAPGIIKRRSVNQPVQTGIMAIDAMIPIGRGQRELIIGDRSTGKTTLAIDTIINNARLNREAEEAGDTSYRPLYSIYVAIGQKQSNIARIISVLEEHGAMPYTIVVVASASDAATNQYLAPFAGCAMGEWFMDNGMDALIVYDDLSKHAVAYRQVSLVLKRPSGREAYPGDIFYLHSRLLERAARLNEKYGNGSLTALPIIETQLGDVSAYIPTNVISITDGQIYLETDLFHQGVRPAISVGLSVSRVGSAAQIKAMKQVAARIKGELAQFRELAAFAQFGSDLDAVTQAKLERGKRIVEVFKQEQYKPVPVEIQVAVLWAVQNAFMDDVPVERIKEFQARMVDYLTTRKADLLTRIRKEKVLTDDMVTELKQAITEFKQTWR from the coding sequence ATGAGCCAATTGTTGCAGGAAATCGAGGCCCGAATCGCGGGAGCCAAAACGGCGGCACGCCGACAAAACGTGGGCATTGTCCGCGAGGTCGGCGATGGTGTTGTCCGGATCGAGGGACTGGATGACGCCATGCTCAATGAGATGCTCGACTTCGGTAACGGGGTGATGGGCCTGGCCCTCAACCTCGAGGAAACCGAAGTGGGCGCCATCCTGCTGGGTGACTTCACCAGCATCCGCGAAGGGCACGAGGTCCGGACCACCGGCAAGGTGCTCCAGGTACCGGTCGGCAAGGCCCTCCTGGGCCGGGTGGTGGACGCCCTGGGCCGTCCCCTCGACGGCAAGGGCCCCATCCAAACCGATACCTTCTACCCGGTGGAAAAGATTGCTCCGGGGATCATCAAGCGCCGGTCGGTCAACCAGCCGGTGCAAACCGGCATCATGGCCATTGACGCCATGATCCCCATCGGCCGCGGCCAGCGGGAGCTGATCATCGGCGACCGTTCCACCGGCAAGACCACACTGGCCATCGACACGATCATCAACAACGCCCGATTGAACCGCGAGGCCGAGGAAGCCGGCGACACCTCCTACCGGCCGCTCTACAGCATCTACGTGGCCATCGGGCAGAAGCAGTCCAACATCGCCCGGATCATCAGCGTGCTGGAGGAACACGGGGCCATGCCCTACACCATCGTGGTTGTGGCATCCGCCTCGGATGCGGCCACCAACCAGTACCTGGCTCCTTTCGCCGGATGCGCCATGGGCGAATGGTTCATGGACAACGGCATGGACGCCCTGATCGTGTACGACGACCTCTCCAAACACGCGGTGGCCTACCGACAGGTATCGCTCGTGTTGAAACGGCCCTCCGGCCGCGAGGCCTATCCCGGCGACATCTTCTACCTGCACAGCCGTCTGCTGGAGCGCGCCGCGCGGTTGAACGAAAAGTACGGGAACGGCTCCCTGACTGCCCTGCCCATCATCGAAACGCAGCTCGGCGACGTCTCGGCCTACATCCCCACCAACGTCATCTCCATCACCGACGGGCAGATCTACCTGGAAACCGACCTTTTCCATCAGGGTGTGCGACCTGCCATTTCGGTGGGTCTGTCCGTCTCCCGGGTCGGTTCGGCCGCCCAAATCAAGGCCATGAAACAGGTGGCCGCCCGCATCAAGGGTGAACTGGCCCAGTTCCGTGAACTGGCGGCGTTTGCCCAGTTCGGTTCGGACCTGGACGCCGTCACCCAGGCCAAGCTCGAACGCGGCAAACGCATTGTCGAGGTCTTCAAGCAGGAGCAGTACAAGCCCGTGCCCGTCGAGATCCAGGTGGCCGTCCTGTGGGCGGTGCAAAACGCCTTCATGGACGATGTACCCGTGGAGCGAATCAAGGAGTTCCAGGCCCGGATGGTGGACTACCTGACCACGCGCAAGGCCGATCTCCTGACCCGGATTCGAAAAGAGAAGGTCCTCACCGACGACATGGTGACGGAGCTGAAACAGGCGATCACCGAGTTCAAGCAGACCTGGCGGTAA
- a CDS encoding ATP synthase F0 subunit C, translated as MMLAELSGNLPIGLVGMGAALGVGIAAAKASEAIGRNPGAFGKVFTTALIGMALAEGLAILIYFVVPR; from the coding sequence ATGATGCTCGCAGAACTCTCTGGTAATCTGCCCATCGGCTTGGTGGGCATGGGCGCGGCCCTGGGCGTCGGTATTGCCGCTGCCAAGGCCTCGGAAGCCATCGGCCGGAACCCCGGTGCCTTCGGCAAGGTCTTCACCACGGCGCTCATCGGCATGGCGCTGGCGGAAGGTCTGGCCATTCTGATCTACTTCGTCGTGCCACGCTGA
- the atpG gene encoding ATP synthase F1 subunit gamma has protein sequence MPSLRDIRRRIRSVKSTAQITRAMQMVAAAKMRKAQQAALAGRPYAAAMNRILAELLPTVTDFTHPLMEARPGGRRCVVLVSTDKGLCGALNSTLFREAIKFDPKETVFVAAGRKAAQFLARARRTLLAEFSYKDTPQFAEARAISRFVQDGFLRGDFNQVDVLFMNFISTLVQRPELYPLLPVREIRAVSSDHVGADLGGELLRGATEFLFEPAPDKVLGALLPHYLNFRIYQVLLEAKASEHSARMVAMKNATENANQLVKDLTLQYNKLRQAGITKELLEIATAQMALS, from the coding sequence ATGCCCAGTCTCCGCGACATCCGCCGCCGCATCCGGTCCGTCAAAAGCACGGCCCAAATCACGCGGGCCATGCAAATGGTGGCTGCGGCCAAGATGCGCAAGGCCCAGCAGGCCGCCCTGGCCGGGCGCCCCTACGCCGCGGCCATGAACCGGATCCTGGCCGAGCTGTTGCCCACGGTCACCGATTTCACCCACCCCCTGATGGAGGCGCGGCCCGGCGGCCGACGTTGCGTGGTCCTGGTCAGTACGGACAAGGGTTTGTGCGGCGCCCTGAACAGCACCCTCTTCCGCGAGGCGATCAAATTCGATCCCAAGGAAACCGTGTTCGTGGCGGCGGGCCGCAAGGCGGCCCAATTCCTGGCCCGTGCCCGCAGAACCCTGCTGGCCGAGTTCTCCTACAAAGACACGCCCCAGTTCGCCGAGGCCCGGGCCATTTCCCGCTTCGTTCAGGACGGCTTCCTCCGGGGCGATTTCAACCAGGTGGACGTCCTGTTCATGAACTTCATCTCCACCCTGGTCCAGCGACCGGAACTCTATCCCCTTCTGCCGGTGCGCGAAATTCGCGCTGTTTCCAGCGACCACGTCGGGGCCGACCTTGGCGGGGAACTGTTGCGCGGCGCCACGGAGTTCCTGTTTGAGCCCGCGCCCGACAAGGTCCTGGGCGCCCTGCTGCCCCACTACCTCAATTTCCGGATTTACCAGGTGTTGTTGGAGGCCAAGGCCAGTGAACACAGCGCGCGCATGGTGGCCATGAAAAACGCCACCGAAAACGCCAACCAACTGGTCAAGGACCTCACCCTGCAGTACAACAAACTGCGCCAGGCGGGCATCACCAAGGAACTGCTCGAAATCGCCACCGCCCAAATGGCCCTTTCCTGA
- the atpD gene encoding F0F1 ATP synthase subunit beta: MNKGRVVQVIGPVVDVEFPDQVPAIYNALTIEYDVPGEGRVKRVLEVQQHLGDNWVRTICMGSTDGMKRGYEVIDTGGPITVPVGEAVLGRVLNVTGDPVDERGPIQAEKRYPIHRKPPTLTEQSTSPQLLVTGIKVIDLICPFLKGGKVGAFGGAGVGKTVVIMELINNIAKLHGGVSVFAGVGERTREGNDLYNEMIEAGVINLKEPSKSKIALVYGQMNEPPGARLRVALTGLAITEYFRDERNQDVLLFIDNIFRFSQAGSEVSALLGRTPSAVGYQPTLAAEMGDLQERITSTKKGSITSFQAIYVPADDITDPAPATTFTHLDATIVLDRALTELGIYPAVDPLASTSRALTPEIVGREHYEVARGVQRVLQRYKDLQDIIAILGMDELSPEDKLTVFRARKIQRFLSQPFSVAEVFTGRPGRQVPLEETIRGFKEILEGKHDDVPEANFYMKGTIDEVLQES; this comes from the coding sequence ATGAACAAAGGCAGAGTCGTTCAGGTCATCGGTCCGGTCGTGGACGTCGAGTTCCCCGACCAAGTCCCGGCCATCTACAACGCCCTCACGATCGAATACGACGTGCCCGGCGAGGGCCGGGTCAAACGCGTGCTCGAGGTGCAACAGCACCTGGGCGACAACTGGGTGCGCACCATCTGCATGGGGTCCACCGACGGCATGAAACGGGGCTACGAGGTCATCGACACCGGCGGCCCCATTACCGTGCCCGTGGGCGAGGCCGTGCTGGGCCGCGTGCTGAATGTCACCGGCGACCCGGTGGATGAACGCGGACCGATCCAGGCCGAAAAACGCTACCCCATCCACCGCAAACCACCCACCCTGACCGAGCAGTCCACATCGCCGCAACTGCTCGTCACCGGCATCAAAGTGATCGACCTGATTTGTCCATTCCTCAAAGGTGGCAAGGTGGGGGCCTTCGGTGGGGCCGGCGTGGGCAAGACCGTCGTCATCATGGAGCTCATCAACAACATCGCCAAGCTCCACGGCGGCGTATCCGTGTTTGCAGGCGTGGGCGAGCGCACCCGCGAGGGCAACGACCTGTACAACGAAATGATCGAGGCCGGCGTCATCAACCTCAAGGAACCCTCCAAGTCCAAGATCGCCCTCGTATACGGCCAGATGAACGAGCCGCCCGGAGCGCGTCTGCGCGTGGCCCTGACCGGCCTGGCCATCACCGAGTATTTCCGCGACGAACGCAACCAGGACGTGCTCCTGTTCATCGACAATATCTTCCGTTTCTCGCAGGCCGGCTCCGAGGTCTCCGCCCTCCTGGGCCGCACACCCAGCGCCGTGGGTTACCAACCCACCCTGGCGGCCGAGATGGGCGACCTGCAGGAACGGATCACCTCCACCAAGAAGGGCTCCATCACCTCCTTCCAGGCCATTTACGTCCCGGCCGACGACATCACCGACCCCGCCCCCGCCACCACGTTCACCCACCTGGACGCCACCATCGTGCTGGACCGGGCGCTCACCGAGCTGGGCATCTACCCGGCGGTGGATCCCCTCGCTTCCACCTCACGAGCGCTCACGCCCGAAATCGTGGGACGCGAACACTACGAGGTGGCCCGGGGTGTCCAGCGGGTCCTCCAACGGTACAAGGATCTCCAGGACATCATCGCCATCCTCGGCATGGATGAACTGTCGCCCGAGGATAAACTCACCGTGTTCCGCGCCCGCAAAATCCAGCGGTTCCTGAGCCAACCCTTCTCCGTGGCCGAGGTGTTCACCGGCCGGCCCGGACGCCAGGTGCCGCTGGAGGAGACCATCCGGGGATTCAAGGAAATCCTTGAGGGCAAACACGACGACGTGCCCGAAGCCAACTTTTACATGAAAGGCACCATTGACGAGGTGCTCCAGGAATCCTGA
- the atpF gene encoding F0F1 ATP synthase subunit B — protein sequence MGETLQTLGIQWPKLIAQTINFAIVLFVLWKWAYQPVLRMLELRRQKIAESMAQAERIRAELEATERQRTQILAEAQAQAQKLIEEARQAAARLQAQEAQKAVAAAEQILAKAREAAELDRARMLAELKREIGRLVVQTTITVTGKVLTPEDQRRILDEATRQVAA from the coding sequence ATGGGCGAAACCCTCCAGACGCTGGGCATCCAATGGCCAAAGTTGATCGCGCAAACGATCAACTTCGCCATCGTCCTGTTCGTCCTGTGGAAATGGGCCTACCAGCCGGTGCTGCGCATGCTGGAGCTGCGCCGGCAGAAGATCGCCGAAAGCATGGCCCAGGCCGAGCGGATCCGGGCCGAGCTGGAGGCCACCGAGCGACAACGGACGCAGATCCTGGCCGAGGCCCAGGCCCAGGCCCAGAAGCTGATCGAAGAGGCGCGGCAGGCCGCCGCCCGATTGCAGGCCCAGGAGGCCCAAAAGGCGGTGGCCGCCGCGGAACAAATCCTGGCCAAAGCCCGCGAGGCCGCGGAGCTGGACCGCGCCCGCATGCTGGCCGAGCTCAAGCGCGAGATCGGTCGGCTGGTGGTCCAGACCACCATCACCGTCACCGGCAAGGTACTGACGCCCGAAGATCAGCGCCGGATTCTCGACGAAGCCACTCGTCAGGTGGCCGCCTGA
- a CDS encoding response regulator, translating to MEPRRLLIVEDEAPVAQLLASAVRRLGYAVVGITDSAAEGFRIAAETRPDLAVLDIELHGRTEGIDLARRLREELDIPSIFLTGRSDEQTLEEVHRSGSFGYLLKPFHPQELKACMELALQRHARESHLVRLEQALTAAVRCAADGVILVGPADEVLYLNPAAERLTGWTTPEIRGQPLSTVFRARSVGPESDTSFLDQQTAGHASARPAPAREILLFTRNDQTVPVEVTEAPLQDEVHGRFGSVLVFRDITERKRYQNMLRESRQRLRALARNLETSREDERARIAREIHDELGQMLTKLKMDLAALLRKAAAIPDPACEIKLREMMQLVDQSVQTVRRISSELRPGLLDTLGLAAALEWEAQQFQTRTGIRCQVRLGPHLPHLDRGVATALFRIAQEALTNVARHAQASQVELSLQTDGSALRLTVTDNGRGASREALQRPGCFGILGMRERVHALGGEFLIESQPGHGTHILARVPCQPESDVPRP from the coding sequence ATGGAACCACGCCGTCTGCTCATTGTGGAGGACGAGGCGCCGGTGGCCCAACTGCTGGCGTCGGCAGTCCGCCGACTCGGTTATGCCGTGGTCGGCATCACCGACTCGGCCGCCGAGGGCTTCCGCATCGCAGCCGAGACCCGACCGGATCTGGCCGTTCTCGACATCGAACTGCACGGGCGAACCGAGGGCATCGATCTGGCCCGGCGCCTGCGGGAGGAACTGGACATCCCCAGCATCTTCCTCACCGGCCGCAGTGACGAACAAACCCTGGAGGAGGTGCATCGGAGCGGTTCCTTCGGTTACCTGCTCAAACCCTTTCACCCGCAGGAGCTCAAGGCCTGCATGGAACTGGCCCTGCAGCGACACGCGCGGGAAAGCCATCTGGTCCGACTCGAACAAGCCCTCACGGCCGCCGTGCGTTGTGCCGCCGACGGAGTCATCCTGGTCGGACCGGCCGATGAAGTTCTTTATCTGAACCCCGCAGCCGAGCGCCTCACCGGCTGGACCACCCCCGAGATCCGGGGCCAACCCCTCAGTACCGTGTTCCGCGCCCGCTCGGTCGGCCCGGAATCCGACACCTCGTTCCTCGACCAACAAACCGCAGGCCACGCATCGGCCAGACCCGCGCCGGCCCGCGAAATCCTTCTGTTCACCCGAAACGATCAAACCGTGCCCGTGGAAGTTACCGAGGCACCCCTGCAGGATGAAGTCCACGGAAGATTCGGGTCGGTCCTCGTCTTCCGCGACATCACCGAGCGCAAACGCTACCAGAACATGCTGCGCGAGTCGCGCCAGCGCCTCCGTGCCCTGGCACGCAACCTGGAGACAAGCCGCGAAGATGAACGTGCCCGGATCGCCCGCGAGATCCATGATGAGCTCGGCCAGATGCTCACCAAACTCAAGATGGACCTCGCGGCCCTCCTCCGAAAGGCAGCCGCCATCCCGGACCCGGCCTGTGAGATCAAGCTGCGCGAGATGATGCAACTGGTGGACCAGAGCGTGCAGACCGTGCGCAGAATTTCCAGCGAACTTCGACCGGGCCTGCTCGACACGCTCGGCCTGGCCGCCGCCCTGGAATGGGAAGCCCAGCAGTTCCAAACCCGGACCGGCATCCGTTGCCAGGTCCGGCTCGGCCCCCACCTGCCCCACCTCGACCGGGGCGTGGCCACCGCCCTGTTCCGCATCGCGCAGGAGGCGTTGACCAACGTGGCCCGCCACGCACAAGCCTCCCAGGTGGAGTTATCCCTGCAAACCGACGGATCCGCCCTGCGCCTGACGGTCACCGACAACGGACGCGGCGCGTCCCGCGAAGCCCTGCAACGCCCCGGTTGCTTCGGCATCCTGGGCATGCGCGAACGCGTCCACGCCCTGGGCGGAGAGTTCCTCATCGAAAGTCAGCCCGGACACGGCACACACATCCTTGCACGCGTGCCGTGCCAGCCGGAATCCGATGTTCCCCGGCCATGA
- a CDS encoding F0F1 ATP synthase subunit delta: MVSNRLIRREAKRLYRLCLVEGRVDEARVRAVVDQVLAERPRGYLRLLSHFQRLVKLDLQRRTARVESAIPLPDDLRQRLQQQVSHRYGPGLYWQYAVDPALIAGLRLRVGSDVYDASVLGRLRQLAESFE; the protein is encoded by the coding sequence ATGGTCAGTAACCGGTTGATCCGACGCGAGGCCAAGCGCCTCTACCGGCTCTGCTTGGTGGAGGGGCGAGTCGACGAGGCACGGGTTCGTGCGGTCGTTGACCAGGTACTGGCGGAACGACCGCGCGGTTACCTGCGGCTGCTGAGCCATTTCCAGCGTTTGGTGAAACTGGACCTCCAACGCCGGACGGCGCGGGTGGAAAGCGCCATTCCCCTGCCGGACGACCTGCGGCAACGGTTGCAACAGCAGGTCAGCCACCGGTACGGTCCGGGCCTGTACTGGCAATATGCAGTGGATCCCGCGCTGATCGCGGGGTTGCGGTTGCGTGTGGGCAGCGATGTGTACGATGCGTCCGTGCTGGGGCGCTTGCGGCAGCTGGCCGAAAGTTTTGAATGA
- a CDS encoding F0F1 ATP synthase subunit A produces MRTFWLWICVLAWPGMAAAAGSAGHGHAAEAGPPVTPDAPVLFHLGPLPVTNSMVYTWLIALVIFLVVRLGTRRMQEVPTGVQNLVETAVESLEELTRGLLEPKVARWAFPLVATFFLFIVISNLMGLLPGVGSIGWGQPGPGPFGVDHVEKPLLRPPTADANMTVAMAAVFFIMSTWWAIRYNGPVGLIKHIFGVKGGMRGWIVIPLSLIFLFIGLIEVISICIRPVALAMRLYGNIYGGESVLTIMLTHSPLGIGALPFYFLELLVAVVQALVFTLLSIAFIGTLCSHVEDEGHGGGAEH; encoded by the coding sequence ATGCGAACATTTTGGTTGTGGATTTGCGTTTTGGCCTGGCCCGGGATGGCCGCGGCCGCCGGATCGGCCGGGCACGGCCATGCCGCCGAGGCGGGCCCGCCGGTGACACCGGATGCACCGGTTCTGTTTCACCTGGGACCTCTGCCGGTCACCAACTCCATGGTCTACACGTGGTTGATCGCCCTGGTGATCTTTCTGGTTGTCCGGCTGGGGACACGCCGGATGCAGGAGGTCCCCACCGGCGTCCAGAACCTGGTGGAAACGGCCGTGGAGAGTTTGGAGGAACTCACGAGGGGCCTGCTGGAACCGAAAGTGGCGCGTTGGGCCTTTCCCCTGGTGGCCACGTTTTTCCTGTTCATCGTGATCTCGAATCTGATGGGCCTGTTACCGGGCGTGGGCAGCATCGGTTGGGGTCAACCCGGACCGGGACCGTTCGGGGTGGACCACGTGGAAAAGCCGCTGCTGCGTCCACCGACGGCTGATGCGAACATGACCGTGGCCATGGCCGCCGTGTTTTTCATCATGAGCACATGGTGGGCGATCCGCTACAACGGTCCCGTGGGCCTTATCAAGCACATCTTCGGCGTCAAGGGCGGCATGCGCGGTTGGATCGTGATTCCTCTGTCGCTGATCTTCCTTTTCATCGGCCTGATCGAGGTGATTTCGATCTGCATCCGGCCGGTGGCTCTGGCCATGCGTCTCTATGGCAACATTTACGGGGGCGAGAGCGTGTTGACGATCATGCTGACTCATTCGCCCCTGGGAATCGGGGCGCTGCCGTTTTATTTTCTGGAATTGCTGGTTGCGGTGGTGCAGGCGCTGGTGTTTACCCTGCTGTCCATCGCATTCATCGGCACCCTGTGCTCGCATGTGGAGGACGAGGGCCACGGCGGCGGGGCTGAACATTAG
- the aroC gene encoding chorismate synthase — MGNTFGHLFRVTTWGESHGGGVGAVVDGCPPRLPLTEADIQSELDRRRPGQSSIVSPRKEADRVEILSGTFEGLTLGTPICLWVRNVDARPEAYEEMARKFRPSHADYTYQAKYGIRNWQGGGRSSARETVGRVAAGAIARKWLRLSHGVEIVAWVAQVHEITGQVDPEKVTREQVDATPVRCPDLEAARRMIELIEKVRSEGDTVGGIVECCVRGVPPGWGEPVFDRLEADLAKAMLSLPASKGFEIGSGFACVHMTGRQHNDPFRIRDGRVVTTTNHSGGIQGGISNGMPIRFRVAFKPVATIMHEQDTVDVDLQETTLKGRGRHDPCVLPRAVPIVEAMTALVLADHALRHRAQCG; from the coding sequence ATGGGCAACACGTTCGGCCATTTGTTTCGGGTGACGACCTGGGGTGAATCGCACGGCGGCGGTGTGGGAGCAGTGGTGGATGGCTGCCCGCCCCGATTGCCGTTGACCGAGGCGGATATCCAGTCGGAGCTGGACCGGCGACGGCCGGGTCAATCGTCCATCGTCTCACCGCGGAAGGAGGCGGACCGCGTGGAGATCCTGAGCGGGACGTTTGAGGGGTTGACGCTGGGCACGCCCATCTGTCTGTGGGTTCGGAACGTAGATGCCCGGCCGGAGGCGTATGAGGAAATGGCGCGGAAGTTTCGCCCGTCGCATGCGGATTACACGTACCAGGCCAAGTACGGCATCCGGAACTGGCAGGGCGGCGGCCGCAGCAGCGCGCGCGAAACGGTCGGGCGCGTGGCCGCCGGTGCCATTGCCCGCAAATGGCTGCGCCTCAGCCATGGCGTGGAGATCGTGGCCTGGGTGGCCCAGGTCCATGAAATTACCGGTCAAGTAGACCCGGAAAAGGTGACCCGCGAACAGGTGGACGCCACGCCGGTGCGGTGTCCCGACCTTGAAGCCGCCCGGCGCATGATCGAATTGATCGAAAAGGTGCGGTCCGAGGGCGACACGGTGGGGGGGATTGTTGAGTGCTGTGTGCGTGGGGTGCCGCCGGGTTGGGGTGAACCGGTGTTTGACCGGCTGGAGGCCGACCTGGCCAAGGCCATGCTGAGCCTGCCGGCTTCGAAGGGCTTCGAGATCGGGTCCGGATTTGCCTGTGTGCACATGACCGGCCGCCAGCACAATGATCCGTTCCGGATTCGTGACGGCCGTGTGGTCACGACCACCAACCATTCCGGCGGCATTCAAGGGGGAATTTCCAACGGCATGCCCATCCGGTTTCGCGTGGCCTTCAAACCCGTGGCCACCATCATGCATGAACAGGACACGGTGGACGTGGACCTGCAGGAAACCACGCTCAAGGGCCGGGGACGGCACGATCCCTGTGTGCTGCCGCGGGCGGTGCCCATCGTGGAGGCCATGACGGCGCTGGTTTTGGCCGATCACGCCCTGCGTCACCGTGCCCAGTGCGGGTAG